The following DNA comes from Ignavibacteria bacterium.
AATTTTTAATTTTATATACAATGGCTCATAAAAAAGGATTAGGAAGTACAAAGAACGGCCGCGACAGTAATGCACAAAGATTAGGCGTTAAGCGTTTTGGCGGCGAGCTTGTTACCGCAGGCAGCATTATTGTAAGGCAGAGAGGAACAAAGTTCCTTCCCGGACTTAACACAGCTTTAGGCAAAGATGACACAATTTTTGCCACCATTACAGGTCACGTTCAGTTTGCCAACCAGACCAGACTGAAGAAAAAGATCAATATTCTGCCCGTAGAAACCAAATAAGAATTATCAATTTTTAAGCAGTATCACTGCTGATGAATAGTTTAGAGCAGCGAGTGGACACGGGTTCACTCGCTTGTTTTTTTATATTCTGCCGGTGTATTTAAGCATACCTGCTAAAAAGCACTGCATCCGGCAAAAATACAGAAAAGTTAAAACCATTTTAATAATATAATCCAAAGAGGCAAATAAATTGAAAGTATCAGTAATAGGAGCAGGTAATGTAGGCGCGACCTGCGCAGAAGTTTTAGCGCACCATGAAATTGTAAATGAAGTTGTACTTCTTGATATCAAAGAGAATTTCGCTGAAGGCAAAGCCCTTGATATATGGGAAACCGCTGCTATCAATATGTACGATACCAGGGTAACAGGCTCAACCAATGACTACAGCAAAACAGCCGGTTCAGATGTTGTGGTAATTACATCCGGACTCCCCAGGAAACCCGGCATGAGCCGCGATGACTTAATTTCAACCAATGCTAAGATCGTTAAATCAGTGACTGAGCAGGTAGTAAAATATTCACCCGATACAATAATAATAGTTGTATCAAACCCGCTTGATGTTATGACCTACTGTGCTTATGTAAATGCAAAATTCCCCTCTAACCGTGTATTCGGTATGGCAGGTATTCTTGATACCGGAAGGTATAAATCATTCCTTGCAGAAGCGCTGAATGTTTCACCTAAGGATATACAGGCAGTGTTAATGGGCGGCCACGGCGATACAATGGTACCTCTTCCGAGATATACAACCGTTGGCGGTATTCCCGTAACTGAACTGATCGAAGCTGATAAGCTTGATAAGATAATTGACCGCACCAAAAAAGGCGGCGGTGAAATTGTTAACCTGCTCGGCACTTCAGCATGGTATGCCCCCGGCTCTGCAGCAGCGCAGATGGTTGAAGCCATTATTAAAGACCAGAAACGCGTATTCCCGGTTTGCGCACTGTTAAACGGCGAGTATGGATTAAAGAATATTTATCTCGGCGTTCCGGTAATTCTTGGCAAAGGCGGAATTGAAAAGATTATTGAGCTTAAGCTGAATGATGATGAAATGAAGCTCGTAAATGAATCTGCCAAAGCGGTAAAAGAAGTTATGGATGTTCTCGATAATATGAAAGACTAAGCAATAATTCCTATTCATCCGATGACTCAAAAGTCATCGGATGAATAAATCTTCCCAGAATTTCTTTTCATCACTTCTGTTTCTTATCCTTACCCAGTTTTTATCACTGAACTCATTTCCATTAATGATTCTTTTATATTTTGATTTCTTAGTTCCGTAAGTCCGCATTGCAAAAAAGATAATTGAATCCTTAGAGAACAATTTCCTGAAACTTTCACGGTTATCATGCCATAACGGCTTTTGAGTCAATATCCTA
Coding sequences within:
- the rpmA gene encoding 50S ribosomal protein L27; this encodes MAHKKGLGSTKNGRDSNAQRLGVKRFGGELVTAGSIIVRQRGTKFLPGLNTALGKDDTIFATITGHVQFANQTRLKKKINILPVETK
- the mdh gene encoding malate dehydrogenase, which translates into the protein MKVSVIGAGNVGATCAEVLAHHEIVNEVVLLDIKENFAEGKALDIWETAAINMYDTRVTGSTNDYSKTAGSDVVVITSGLPRKPGMSRDDLISTNAKIVKSVTEQVVKYSPDTIIIVVSNPLDVMTYCAYVNAKFPSNRVFGMAGILDTGRYKSFLAEALNVSPKDIQAVLMGGHGDTMVPLPRYTTVGGIPVTELIEADKLDKIIDRTKKGGGEIVNLLGTSAWYAPGSAAAQMVEAIIKDQKRVFPVCALLNGEYGLKNIYLGVPVILGKGGIEKIIELKLNDDEMKLVNESAKAVKEVMDVLDNMKD